Proteins encoded within one genomic window of Pieris rapae chromosome 1, ilPieRapa1.1, whole genome shotgun sequence:
- the LOC110994867 gene encoding calponin homology domain-containing protein DDB_G0272472-like translates to MLRHEYKINDNILMDQNDDLLRKMEKYVKCPRCKNYLRFYRRRRLTLDKRECRNVCDHCLNEYLFRKPSSTHDKERKAIGREHSPFKHNKNKVKLWLSRIIDLLESNLILYKTANLSKQAEKKGLLSNESRYRSYRFHEPLLNQMFSFSRNHAQINESSEVVSKPQYVRYDIDGNEETHNKITFEKGLDNIASMDTFHDDVTISSTDSHSKNPLMLQEKLHLLKKVILEDSKEKKKSYGDKYRRVFTAKRRDVNYNRVDVRELPFKTQIEADRQKFSVTSLKRFNSLESLGTSILSFTEKTLEQNFSYFFPKEEQDKHPIRRHKSSSEIIKDTIDMLSERAELERKKRDEKLKKKLQEEEKTKLARMEKYKQKAEPENQTDTEEIKEVIFSTKDKEKTEKASTKSSKDTKSVKSKLNKAVKDITKSPELDFKKEGDRSEKEVLKENKVERPFKEKSIKDTEKSPKEDFIKDKQLRNEFKKSRDKSPKEDLDKEALLSNKEQKIKAKEEKEKLIKIEKAKKMQERAEKEEKLKNEKEEKERLKKEKAEQSLKEKERIQKEKSHKPSDHQVKGIDLKEKHAKGEKVTEKKDIDKGNSGKRLQENIEKKLKEEAYSKMAMYNSQSKPEPDERSGVSKPKKEEVTTFKELNISQVKLRKHSQDNLILQLVKLKQSERKEPRARPQRLSEINVSPIIRRAHKDHCNSHDSCILCRNSDLELDIDNILFGEQKLSEPTDLIMGRKIIKLKESPRINKTNNITTFEPLMFQSTFIEEDSPKDSDISTLVKSKPPPVSKRIDPEAAKGVIRYALSDRSFIDKGWTMLPTEKVVRKMNVYRMRPAHPEFDWFEHNKNKKMMHYDTGEKLAEFDDNGKGRWFYRNSRLALDHYNAEETNAQQRFVIYSNGEPDERGRPRPFTILATFDYLGNGVVFDHSGKIRLKYNQTEGVILDKSIGPVSHWKWHTLNDPPVLQQVMIDTQMAHKDPEILKLGGHGDEKPRQDNEEMLAIEFDNFIKEKSKKLTQKFKPFQIKMKALKINENFSLKVLDQATVYLIFRDGSTNLKLNIGMILDHKEIVDTDTAEVGEVSNSLERFPAKTDSLAGLQHSVAHAQRVERARIEREHRLRPTQSNTSADKLTAAASKPLRRPFRTTAIPSNPSINTNTTECRCKCRKPSTCNIYYDTRLV, encoded by the exons GTAGGGAACATTCtccatttaaacataataaaaacaaggTGAAACTGTGGCTTTCAAgaataatagatttattagagagtaatttaatactttacaaaACTGCAAACTTATCAAAGCAAGCAGAAAAAAAGGGATTGCTAAGCAATGAATCTCGATATAGATCCTACAGATTCCATGAACCGCTGTTAAACCAAATGTTTAGTTTTTCAAGGAACCATGCGCAAATTAATGAAAGTTCAGAAGTCGTGAGTAAACCACAATATGTAAGATATGATATTGACGGTAACGAAGAAACACacaacaaaataacttttgagAAAGGTTTAGATAATATTGCGTCAATGGATACTTTTCATGATGATGTTACGATTTCATCTACTGATAGTCATTCAAAGAATCCTCTAATGTTACAAGAAAAGttacacttattaaaaaaggttATTCTTGAAGACagtaaagaaaagaaaaaaagttatGGCGATAAATATAGAAGAGTTTTCACAGCAAAAAGACGTGATGTCAATTACAATCGCGTAGATGTTCGCGAATTGccttttaaaacacaaatagaAGCCGATAGACAAAAATTTTCTGTAACTTCTTTGAAACGGTTTAACTCTTTGGAATCTCTAGGAACTTCAATATTAAGTTTCACGGAAAAAACATTAGAACAAAActtcagttatttttttcctaaagAAGAACAGGATAAGCACCCAATAAGACGGCATAAAAGCTCCtctgaaataattaaagatacaATAGATATGTTAAGTGAACGTGCGGAgttagaaagaaaaaaaagggaCGAAAAACTTAAGAAAAAACTTCAAGAAgaggaaaaaactaaattagctCGTATGGAAAAGTATAAGCAAAAGGCTGAACCAGAAAATCAAACTGATacagaagaaataaaagaagtAATTTTTAGCACAAAAGACAAAGAAAAAACAGAAAAGGCAAGCACCAAATCATCAAAAGATACAAAATCGGTCAAATCAAAGTTAAACAAAGCTGTTAAAGATATTACAAAATCTCCGGagttagattttaaaaaagaagGCGACAGATCAGAAAAGGAAgttcttaaagaaaataaagtgGAGCGaccttttaaagaaaaatctattaaagatACGGAAAAATCTCCCAaggaagattttataaaagacaaaCAATTgagaaatgaatttaaaaaaagtagagACAAATCTCCAAAAGAAGATTTGGATAAAGAAGCATTACTTTCAAATAaagagcaaaaaataaaagcaaaagaagaaaaagaaaaacttataaaaatagaaaaagcaaaaaagATGCAAGAACGCGCTGAAAAGGAagaaaaactgaaaaatgaaaaagaagaaaaagaaagactTAAAAAGGAAAAGGCCGAACAATCCCTAAAAGAGAAAGAGCGAATTCAGAAAGAAAAAAGTCATAAGCCGTCTGACCATCAAGTAAAAGGTATTGACCTAAAAGAAAAGCACGCGAAAGGTGAAAAGGTTAcagaaaaaaaagatatagatAAAGGCAATAGTGGCAAGCGATTGCaagaaaacattgaaaaaaaattaaaagaagagGCATATTCAAAGATGGCTATGTATAATTCTCAATCAAAACCTGAACCTGATGAAAGAAGTGGCGTGTCTAAGCCCAAAAAAGAGGAGGTGACAACATTTAAGGAATTGAATATTAGCCAAGtgaaattaagaaaacattcACAggacaatttaattttgcaacttgttaaattaaaacagtCTGAAAGAAAGGAACCTCGGGCGCGACCACAACGCTTATCAGAAATAAATGTATCCCCTATCATACGTCGAGCACATAAAGACCATTGCAATAGCCACGACTCGTGCATTCTTTGCCGCAATTCTGATTTAGAACTagatattgataatattttattcggtGAACAAAAATTAAGTGAACCGACGGATCTGATAATGGGtcgaaaaattattaaactcaaAGAGTCTCCGAGGATTAATAAGACCAACAATATAACTACATTTGAACCTTTAATGTTTCAATCTACTTTTATTGAAGAAGACTCCCCGAAGGACTCGGATATAAGTACCTTAGTGAAAAGTAAACCTCCTCCTGTGTCCAAGCGA ATTGACCCGGAGGCTGCCAAAGGTGTAATAAGATACGCTCTGTCGGACCGCTCCTTTATCGACAAAGGTTGGACGATGTTACCCACTGAGAAAGTGGTCCGAAaa ATGAACGTATATCGTATGAGACCAGCACATCCTGAGTTCGATTGGTTtgaacataacaaaaataaaaaaatgatgcaTTACGATACAGGTGAAAAACTAGCTGAGTTTGATGATAATGGAAAGGGTAGATGGTTTTATCGGAATAGCAGATTAGCTCTCGATCATTACAATGCAGAAG aaacaaACGCTCAACAACGATTTGTAATCTACAGCAATGGTGAGCCAGACGAGCGTGGCCGCCCTCGTCCTTTCACAATACTCGCTACGTTTGATTATTTAGGTAACGGTGTGGTGTTTGATCACAGCGGAAAAATAAG gcTCAAATATAACCAAACGGAAGGagttattttagataaaagtaTTGGGCCTGTATCACATTGGAAATGGCATACATTAAATGACCCGCCTGTACTTCAACAAGTTATGATTGACACTCAGATGGCGCATAAAGATCCAGAGATACTAAAACTGGGAGGCCATGGAGATGAAAAGCCAAGACAAGATAATGAAGAAATGCTTGCCATCGAATttgacaattttataaaagagaagagtaagaaattaacacaaaaatttaagccttttcaaatcaaaatgaaGGCACTTAAAATTAACGAGAACTTTTCTTTGAAAGTTCTCGATCAAGCtacagtatatttaatatttcgagATGGTTCCacgaatttgaaattaaatataggaaTGATCCTGGATCATAAGGAAATTGTTGATACTGATACGGCAGAAGTTGGAGAAGTATCTAACAGCCTAGAACGGTTTCCCGCCAAAACCGATAGTTTAGCGGGCTTGCAACACAGTGTTGCCCATGCTCAACGAGTAGAACGGGCTCGAATAGAGCGTGAGCACCGTTTACGACCCACTCAGTCTAACACAAGCGCCGATAAACTAACTGCTGCTGCTTCAAAACCCTTGCGGCGCCCATTTCGCACGACAGCTATACCTTCTAATCCTtcaattaatactaatacaacaGAATGTCGTTGTAAATGTAGGAAGCCATCcacttgtaatatttattatgatacacgtttagtttaa
- the LOC110994868 gene encoding ras-related GTP-binding protein C, with translation MHTKMSYQDEYVGSFPKDFSYGPFEQNGESDNTSLQEDHKPRILLMGLRRSGKSSIQKVVFHKMSPNETLFLESTNKIVKDDINNSSFVQFQIWDFPGQIDFFDAKFDSDTIFGGCGALVFVIDAQDDYQDALDKLQQTVTKAYRVNSSIKFEVFIHKVDGLNDDYKMETQRDIHHRATEDLAENGLEHVHLSFHLTSIYDHSIFEAFSKVVQKLIPQLPTLENLLNILISNSGIEKAFLFDVVSKIYIATDSSPVDMQSYELCCDMIDVVIDISCIYGMVEETETNTFNNQSSSLIKLNNGTVLYLREVNKFLALVCILREENFQKQGVIDYNFLCFRDAITQVFELRNKTQNITLSQIENNLPNGGGDSVESTSDQLP, from the exons ATGCACACAAAAATG AGTTATCAAGATGAATATGTCGGCTCATTTCCTAAAGATTTCAGCTATGGCCCATTCGAACAAAATGGTGAAAGTGATAATACGTCGTTACAGGAGGATCACAAACCCAGAATCCTTTTAATGGGTCTAAGGAG GTCGGGAAAATCTTCTATTCAAAAAGttgtatttcataaaatgtcACCCAATGAAACATTGTTTCTGGAATCAACTAACAAAATCGTAAAAGACGATATAAACAACAGTAGTTTTGTCCAATTTCAAATATGGGATTTTCCAGGTCAGATAGATTTTTTTGATGCAAAATTTGATTCTGATACAATATTTGGTGGATGTGGTGCACTGGTTTTTGTAATTGATGCCCAG GATGATTATCAAGATGCCTTAGATAAGTTGCAACAAACAGTTACCAAAGCATACAGAGTGAATAGTAGTATAAAATTTGaagtatttattcataag GTTGATGGACTGAATGATGATTATAAAATGGAGACACAAAGGGATATACATCACAGAGCGACTGAGGATTTAGCAGAAAATGGACTGGAGCATGTTCACTTATCATTTCACTTGACTTCAATCTATGATCATTCAATATTTGAAGCATTTAGTAAAGTTGTACAAAAGTTAATTCCACAATTACCGACATTGGAAAATCTACTTAATATACTCATATCA AATTCTGGCATAGAAAAGGCATTCTTGTTTGATGTTGTATCCAAAATTTACATTGCAACTGACAGTTCACCAGTAGATATGCAAAGCTATGAACTTTGTTGCGACATGATTGATGTTGTTATTGACATATCTTGTATATATGG tatgGTGGAAGAAACAGAGACAAATACATTCAACAATCAGAGTTCAAGTCTCATAAAGCTTAATAATGgtacagttttatatttaagagagGTCAACAAGTTTCTAGCTTTAGTCTGCATACTTAGAGAAGAAAATTTCCAAAAGCAAg GTGTGATTGATTACAACTTTTTGTGCTTCCGTGATGCAATAACTCAAGTATTTGAACTACgcaataaaacacaaaatattacactgtctcaaattgaaaacaatcttcCAAATGGTGGAGGAGATTCAGTAGAGAGTACATCTGATCAGCTACCATag